In Paenibacillus guangzhouensis, a single window of DNA contains:
- the cydS gene encoding cytochrome bd oxidase small subunit CydS, which translates to MEAFLLFVAPFIIIFLAVAVLFWWGTFVKEDQV; encoded by the coding sequence ATGGAAGCGTTCCTGTTGTTCGTTGCACCGTTTATCATCATTTTTCTCGCCGTCGCCGTGTTGTTCTGGTGGGGGACGTTCGTGAAAGAGGATCAGGTGTAG
- a CDS encoding cytochrome d ubiquinol oxidase subunit II: MSYEILGITVLWIFLYGYLIVASIDFGAGFYSFFSLITGKRHRIHPIVERYLTPVWEVTNVFLVFFFVGIIGFFPETAYYYGTSLLVPGSIAIVLLAIRGVYYVYSQYGNRNNKFYMFLYGVSGLLIPASLSIVLTLSEGGYIHEQGGVVSLDYHALFTSAYSWSVVVLAIVSVLYISAMFLTYYAAKAKDKEALDILRSYALFWSVPTILCSLWVFFAIQRHNLDHFNKMVDNAWFFIASFICYVIAVYLVWKRSRLQLSFVMVMLQFGFAFFGYGKSHLPYILVPYLTLHEHFTNESMALALVIVFLLGLLVLVPSLYLLLRLFLFDASYVRGKLSKK, encoded by the coding sequence ATGAGTTACGAAATCTTGGGGATTACAGTGCTGTGGATCTTTCTATACGGGTATCTTATCGTCGCTTCGATTGATTTTGGAGCAGGCTTCTATAGCTTCTTCAGTCTCATTACCGGTAAGCGGCATCGTATTCATCCGATCGTCGAACGATACCTTACGCCAGTATGGGAAGTAACGAATGTCTTCCTTGTCTTCTTCTTCGTCGGCATTATCGGCTTCTTCCCGGAAACGGCCTATTATTATGGGACTTCCTTACTCGTCCCAGGGAGTATTGCGATTGTTCTGTTAGCGATACGAGGCGTCTACTATGTCTACAGCCAATATGGGAACCGCAACAATAAATTCTATATGTTCCTCTATGGCGTTAGTGGATTGCTCATTCCCGCATCGCTGTCGATTGTGCTGACCTTGTCCGAAGGTGGATACATTCATGAGCAGGGAGGCGTCGTTTCGCTCGACTATCATGCGCTATTCACGAGTGCTTACTCCTGGTCCGTCGTTGTCTTAGCGATCGTCAGCGTCTTGTACATCTCGGCCATGTTCTTGACGTACTACGCCGCCAAAGCCAAGGACAAAGAAGCCTTGGATATTCTGCGCAGCTATGCGCTGTTCTGGTCTGTGCCGACCATTCTGTGCAGCTTGTGGGTCTTCTTCGCGATTCAGCGGCATAATCTAGACCATTTCAATAAAATGGTCGATAATGCCTGGTTCTTCATCGCATCGTTCATCTGTTATGTGATCGCTGTCTATCTGGTCTGGAAACGAAGTCGGCTTCAACTATCCTTCGTGATGGTTATGCTCCAGTTCGGCTTTGCCTTCTTTGGCTATGGGAAATCGCATCTGCCGTATATACTTGTGCCTTACCTGACACTGCATGAGCATTTCACCAACGAATCGATGGCGCTTGCGCTCGTCATTGTCTTCCTGCTCGGGCTGCTTGTGCTGGTGCCTTCCCTATATTTGCTGCTGCGGTTATTCCTGTTCGATGCGAGCTATGTGCGAGGCAAGTTGAGTAAAAAATAA